DNA from Salvelinus namaycush isolate Seneca chromosome 14, SaNama_1.0, whole genome shotgun sequence:
caggtttctgggggcgctAAAAgggcttcaaggtataatgtacagacaaaggtatggtaggatgtgaatacagtggaggtaaacctaggcattgagtgatgatggaGAGATATTGATGTGGTCAGCTGCATCATATTTGAAGTACtgtgccttcgggaaagtattcaaaGTAAAAATacccctttacttttccacattatgttaggttacagccttattcgaaaattaattcaattgttttttttccctcatcaatatacacacaatatcccataatgacaaagcaaaaacaggttattagaaatgttttcaaatgtttttttaaattattataacgggaatatcacatttacataagtctctcagagatgttcgattgggttcaattccaggctctggctgcgccactcaaggacattcagagacgtgtattgaagccactcctgcattgtcttggctgtgtgcttagggtcgttgtcctgttggaaggtgaacctttgcccaagtctgaggtccggaacgctctggaacaggttttcaatcaaggatctctctgtacttttctccgttcatctttgcctcaatcctgactagtctcccagtccctgctgctaaaaacatccccacagcatgatactactgccaccaccatgcttcactgtagggatggtgccaggtttcctctagacgtgacacttggcattcaggccaaaaagtttaatcttggtttcatcagaccagagcatattgtttctcatggtctgagagtctttaggtgacttctagcaaactccaagcgtgctgtcatgtgccttttagtgaGGAATGGCTTTTGTctggcactctaccataaaggcctgattggtggagtgctgcagagatgattgtctttctggaaggttctcccatctccacagaggaactctagagctctgtcagattgaccatcgggttcttggtcacctccctcttggtcacctcccccgattgctcagtttggccggggggccagctctaggaagagttttggtggttcaaaacgtcttccatttaagaacgatggaggccattgtgttcttgggaaccttcaatgctgcagaaatgttttggtacacttccccagatctgtgcctcaacacaatcctatctcggagctctacggacaattccttcgacttcatggcttggtttttgctctgacatgcactgttaactgtgtgaccttatatagacaggtgtatgcctttccaaatcatgtccaatcaattgaatttaccacaggttgtagaaacatctaaaggatgatcaatagaaacaggatgcacctgagctcaatttcgagtctcatagcaaagggtctgaatacttatgtaaataatgtatttcagtttttttattttaatacatttctaatatgtttttactttgtcattatggggtattgttagTAGATTGTAGattttatttgatccattttagactAAGGCTGTAATGAAAcaaagagtcaaggggtctgaatactttccaaaggcactgtatattctaTATAACACGTGTATATAATAATAACTGTATATTAATGCCTAGTAATCTATCCCCGCAGAGAAATGTGTCTGCAGCGTTGGGGTTTCTGTAACATTGCGGTGCTGGGCTCTGAACATGGGAAGCAGGCTTGGAAGAGCTACTTCCTGCGTCGCTCTCACCTGGAGCTGAAGATGACCAAGGGCAGATCCGGTGGGGACTACACCTGTAAAAGCTTGAGGGGACACACAGGTGAGCATacagcctctctctttctttagAAAGGATGGAACTGTCTATGGAAACAGTATTTAGAGAGCTGTATGGCCTACAACATCTATATCTTCCAGGCAGGGTGGTTGGGTGTGTGTACCTGTCAGGGAACTCTCCCCAGCTCCCTGACTTCTGGAGCTCCACCCCTACTGTCTGCAGTTCATCCTCAGATGGTACAGTCCGTGCCTGGGATGTCCAGCAGGTGAAAACAATACTGCCCTTTTATACTTATTACGAGGCTTTATTTACCAGGCTTCAGAGCACTTTACATTGTATGTAGGCTACTCATCCTACCCTCCACCAAGGTGTAGCACCCACTTCAGTAGCCATATTATATGGTCTACTAGTCTACACAAAGAAGGATTTGCAGTTAGCACTTAGGAAATGGTGTTTCCTTTTCCCCTTTTAACCAGGGGGTACAGCTGTGGTGCAGCCCTGTTCAGAGTCCTCTGACTGGGATGGTAGCTGACGGTGGGCATGGTGGGGTCATCACGTCAGATTCGACAGGGCTGCTCAAAGCCTGGGATGGTCAGAGTGGACAGGAGATGTCCTTCTACTCCTCAGCGTCCCCACAGTGCACCTTACTGCCCTACAGTATGGAAGACAGCTCTTTTCTCTCAGTGAGTACCCAAACAGCCAACCATGTCTGGTTGGTTGCCAGATCAATATCTGACTGACACATAATACATAATATTTTTCCTTTTCACCAGGTGGGGACCAGTCAGGGCTCTGTCCATACTCTGACTAGCCCCTCACTGTCAAAGCTGTCCACTCTGGTGGTGTGTGACACATTTAAAGTAAACCTACTCCTGGCATCGCCAGACAAGAAATGGATCCTAGCTGGAACTACAGAGAATATGGATATGAGTCCAAAGGTAATTGTAACAATTGACATGTTTGTCTATAATAATTATTATGGATCCCAGAAGTCCTGAGAAGTAGTAATGTTTCATCTTTGTTCAAATGTGTATTGTGTTGTTTGACTGGCAGGTGTTGTCCAGTCAGAGTGTGACGTGTCCCTCTGAGGAGGAGGATCCTCTGTGCCAGTGTCTGCCTGTCTCAGGCTGCAGTGCTGCTGCCTTCCTGCCCTCCCAGCCGGCCAGACTGGCCACGGTCCACTGCAAGGACAACTCACACTCAAACATGCATCACAACAAGGTCCTCTCTGTGTTCGACATCATCATAAAAAAGACCCGATTCAAGACAGAGATCCAGGGTAAAGTGTCAAGTTGAGACGTTTTAATATCTTCATCTATTTAGATGATCAATACCTGTTACGTTAGCAAGCTTGTCCCCATGTGTCATTTTGTCAGTTGTACTCATTTTTGTGGTTATGCTAGAAATGGAGATTTGGCCTAACTTTCACAGATGTTCTACTATTTCAGTTGAGCAGGTGGAGAAATTCGAGTTGGTATTTGAGGGCAGGACTTCGGACATCCTTCTGGAGGGCAAGGGAAGCAGCACTCTGGTTGTAGCTGCTCACAGAGAGCTGAAGGTCTACACTGTGAAAGGAGAACTCATCTGTAGCTTCAAGGACCATACTGAACCTATCTGCTCTATTTGTGTGGTATGCTTTTCACTCTTATCGTGCGTATGGACTACTGATAATAGTAATTACGCATTGGAATTTATGTATTGGAGTTCAAAGCGCTATACATAGTATGGGGAAaactgcagtgttctagataattATATTTTGCCcttgatttattttttaaatagtttGGCTCTTATTTAGCAGAATATCCCTTGGGATATAGACCTTGTGGTAAGAGTGTGTGGGAATTGACGTTTAAGGTTATATGGTGCTCGGGGAAAGGCTGTCCATGAAATTTACCCTAAAAGTGAGGCTTTTCTCTCAGGATAGTTTCCGTGTAGTCACTGCTTCTCGGGACCTGTCCTTAAGAGTTCTGACGTGGAAAACTGACAGAGACAAAGGGCTCACACTGGAAAGTCGATACCACTTACTGGGAGGCTCTCACTCCATGTCCAGGTACAGAAAGACATTTCCGTCCGTCAAGGAAACAAATGGTACATTCTGGCTCTGTATTTTAAAGTTGGATTGTTATAATGTAGTAGTGAACTGATGTACATTTCATGTCTTGTGTTGACAGAGGGTTCAGTTATGTGGCTTGTGACTACTCAACCATTGTGGCTTCAGTGGAAGCAGTGGATGGGAAGGATGTCCTGAAGGCCTACTATTTCAACTCCTGAGCAACACTGTCCTCTAGGAGGACTTCGCAGGTACTACAGTCGTTAGCATCAGTCTAACAATTAATTGTGCACGTTTCTGAGTAGTTTAATCACTGATGTTGTGCCTTGCCTTTACAATCCCCTCTGTTTATGGGATATACATTGTAATCAAGAGTTTATGGGATATACATTGTAATCAAGATTTATCGCAGATGTGTTTATGTTATGCAAAGCATGAACATGCAAGTATGAAGGGGAAAAACATTGCAGTTTGCTGTGCCATGATACTTTATTTTTTGTGTAATAACACATTTCTGTACAGGAATGAATGGTTATAATCACGTAGCTGGCTTTATGTGGAGCTTAGGTATTTAAATCCCTGTGTTGGATGTTGCATGTTCAATATAACCTAAATCTTTAGGGCACATACTGTAACAAATACTGCCCCTTGATCTTCTTAACAAAACCAAACTGACAATTTATTTTTAACTCTCAAATAAACTGCATTTTCTTGGGTCTGCATTTTAACTGTACAATACAGAAGTAAACATTGGAAAGTGATCTTTCGTATACAATACACTTACTGTACAATACTTAATGACAAAAATATTGTGTGTGAAAAACTATCCAAACTGCACAGGAAGGCACAACATATGTTTTAATATAGCAAGGGATGGTCTGGGAAAGAATACACAAGGTTTATGGGATCAGTACAGTAGGGATGGGCGCCATATTTGGTACCTCATCCTCCTCTATGGCAATAAACCTCATGTCGTGTAGGACCAGCCTAAGGATCTCTGTCATGGCCGGATACACCGCTGAGCCTTTTCCCATCTGTGGAGAGTCAGAACGGTTGAGATAcccatttaatttttttttatttttttaactgtgCCGCGGTTTAAAAAGGAGAACCCTACATCATCTAGTGTTCTACCTTTGTGAAAGCCTTGATGGTGCGCTCCAGGAAAGCAGCCTCCACCTCCTCTGGAATTGTGAGAACATGAGCCATACAGTCCAGAATGCACACTAACATCTCCCTGGGAGCCTGGAGGGGATTGTGGTTGAATAGaatacaactttattgtccattggttagaactaaaatgtgtcttCTGCCTTTCACAACACccccagatacacacacatcctTGGATGAAGAGCAACTGTGGGCATTAAGTGCCTTGCAGGAGATCGTACATGGGATCAAAGACCAGCACCCTCTTAGCTGCCAGTTCCATTCCCATTTTGTGTTGCCTGGCCCAAGGCTTGTACCAGCAACCTTCCAGCTGCTGGTCggcctctctaacctctaggctactgCCACCCCGAATGAGTTGGTTAACTGAACAGAAGTAGTCAGTAGAAATTAATTTCATACAGTATGGAGCTATTTATGATTGGGTCCAGAGTGAgaagctcagttggtagagcatggcacttgcaacgccagggttgtgggttcgattcccacgggggaccagtacgaacaaatatgaaaatgtatgaactctactgtaagtcactctagataagtgtctgctaaatgacaaatgtacagtaccagtcaaagtttggacacccctactcattctagggtttttctttatttttactattttctacgaggtactgtagaacagtagtgaagacatcaaactatgaaataacccttatggaatcatgtagtaaccaacaaagtgttaaacaaatgaaaatagttcatattttagattcttcaaagtagcttccctttgcccttgatgacagctttgcacactcttggcattctctcaaccagcttcatgaggaatgcttttcgaacagtcttgaaggagttcccacatatgctgagcacttgttggctgcttttccttcactctgcagtccaactcttcccataccatctcaattgtgttgaggtcgggtgattgtggagtccaggtcttctgatgcagcactccatcactctcctccttggtcaaatagcccttacacagcctggaggtgttttgggtcattgtcctgttgaaaaacaaatgattctcccactaagagcaaaccagatgggatggtgtatcactgcagaatgctgtggtagccatgctggttaagtgtgccttgaattctaaataaatcattgacagtgtcaccagcaaagcatccccacaccatcacacctcctcctccatgcttcacggtgggaaccacacatgcagagaccatccgttcacctactctgcatctcacaaagacacggcggttggaaccaaaaatctcaaatttggactcatcagaacaaaggacagattcccaccggtctaatgtccattgctcgtgtttcttggcctaagcaagtctcttcttcttattggtgtcctttagtagtggtttctttgcagtaattcgaccatgaaggcctgattcacgcagtctcctctgaacagttcatgttgagatgtatctcttacttgaactctgtagcatttatttgggctgcaatctgaggtgcagttaattctaatgaacgtatcctctgcagcaaagataactctgggtcatcctttcctgtggcggtcctcatgagagccagtttcatcatagagcttgatggtttttgcgactgcacttgaagaaactttaaaagttcttgaaatgttccgtattgactgaccttcatgtcttaaagtaatgatggactgccatttctctttccttatttgagctgttcttgcctaaatatggacttggtcttttatcaaatagggctatcttctgtataccactcctaccttgtcacaacacaactgattggctcaaatgcattaagaaggaaagaaattccacaaattaacttttaaaaaggcacaactgttaattgaaatgcattccaggtgactaactcatgaagctggttgagagaatgccaagtgtgtgcaaagctgtcatcaaggcaaagggtggcttttttgaagaatctcaaatataaaatatattttgatttgtttaacacattttttggttactacatgattccatatgtgttatttcatagttttgatgtatttactgttattctacaatgtagaaaagagaacaaataaagaaaaacccttcaatgagtatgtgtccaaacatttgactggtactgtaaatgtaATGGCCTACAGTAAGTGCTGCTGACCTGGTCCAGTGGTTTGAAGACAGCCTCTGAGTTTGCAGGGTCACTGTTGTTATGGTCCAGATTCTGTACATCCTCGACGGAGATGACTGGCTCCTTCAGCTGCTCCAGCCAGGTCCACATCAGCCCAGACAGCACAAACGGGTCCTTCTCCAATGTACACAGCCTCTCCCATGCCCCTCCCATGTTCAACTCTGACTGCAaaaacacacagaatacacaATCAGTGTCACCAAAACCCACATCAGGTGTAGTGGCGCTAATAATCTAACGCCACTCCAGTATTAAAAATGGAAAGTCAAACCTCTATACATTTCCTTTATGTGCAAACGTAGTTGTCAGATATTGTTCAGGTAAACAGGATTTGTCAATTGTGCTATGCTACTCGGTTACTACCACCACATGTCTGACTAGACTATTTCAATATATAATATTGTATGTACAGTATTCCAAAAGGTAGATACAGTATTTGAATAACAATGGTGTTGAATATGAAGTTCGTACCTGCCAGGCTTGTAGTCTCTCCCTGTGCTCCTCCTCGCCGTCCAGCTCCAGATCCACAGCCAGGGCCTGGGCCACCAGCAGCTGCCTGGCCTCCTTGGACAgctctgtctggatggtgatgaaGGGCACCTCTGACTCCTCTATCTGAGACACATCACCATTGTACGCTAACTTGTCCCTCTGCTCCTTCTTCCACCGAAACAGCATGCTGCTATACCCTTTCTTCTCGGGGTTGCACTCGGACTCGCTGCGCTGGCAGGCTTTCTGTGTCTTCTTTAGGAGCGGTGATCCCTCCGCGAGGCTCTTCTGCTCCCAGAGGGATCCATCTTGGGAGCCGTAGGTGGTGGTTATTTGCCTGGGCCCCATGGGGCTGCCTGTGGCCGGGGTCCTAGGCAGGGAGTTCAGGGAGGGAGAACAGGCCACAGACATGTTGCAAGCGGACAGCGAGTTGGAGAGGGGTAGGGTCGGCAGGTTCAGCTCAGAGCCCAGCCTCCGCAGGTCCGACTCGCTGTAGCTCAGGCTCTTGCGGTGGTAGAACAGGGGCGGTTCGTTGGCGTGCCGGGGTTTGGTTGGGGGTCCCGGTAAGCGGGGCTGCCCTCCGAGGCCGCCTCCCCCGAAGCTTCCCTTGGTGAATCCAAAGTCACGATAGCGCTCAAACTCTATCTCCTCCTCGGCCGTCATGTCAGGGATGTCCAGCATGTCCTCCTCGATGACCTGCCGGTTCTCAGCGATGTCCAGCAGCAGCTTGCAGATCACCTGGATGATCTTGGGCAAGTGCCTGAGCTCCCGCCGCTCATAGCCATGCAGCATGTGTCCCTGGCGGGTCAGGAACTGGGACAGGGTGATGGGGTTAGTCCTGGGCTCAGCGCAGGAGAAGATACTCCTGACAGGGACCAGGAACTGGGCAAACTCCCGCACGCAATACAGCTGACCTCTGGTCTGGATGGAGTTGGGTCGTTTGGAACGCACAAACACGATGGCCTGGTCAGCGGTCATCCTGGTGGCGAAGACCAGGTAACACGCTAACAACACACCTGATGGAAGACAGTGGCAAAACCATTAGTGAGAGGGTCAGTCATGTGACCACAAAGCATAATCATTCGATTAATAATACAACTTTTTTGTGTCCTATTACCTGTTCTTCCCAGACCAGCATGACAGTGGACAGCCATTTTCCCCTCCTGCATCGCAAAGGACATGACCTTCACCATGTCAAGGATGGATGTGAGGGAGGCCACCCCATAGTCATTCCAACCAAAGTTGTAGAAATATACTGGAATATAAGGACAGTCATTATTTAACCATTCACACAGTAAATTTGCCTTGGCTCCCTTCAGTTTTTCTCATTGTAGAGGAATGGTCATAGACTTACTGTTGTTCTCCATGAAGACCTCAGGTTGGTAGGAGAATCCACTTTCTGATTCCAGTGCATTGGGACCACAGCTGGCGTGTTCCCCAGGTCTCTGCAGGTTTATCACTGTCTTCAggccacatctacacacacaaacacaaacaattaaTAACACATCAATTCATTTATTTGATCTATACTAGCAGCATTGAATTGACTTATGGCGACAGCAAACCCTGAAATAAAATATAGTGTTACCTTTTAAATTGGTCAATAATGTTGTATTTTtctattaatacagtagagggccTGGCCATGGCAAGTAGGTTTTCCGTGACCCTGAAAGGAAAGACATGTTTCTACATTAAACTTACGGGTATAATCCACTTACATTCAACATTTTTATAAAGCCTTTCTGATTCCTACCAGGAGGAGTAGAGGCCTTTGATGGCTTGCTTGTCCTTGCTCCAGCGGTCAGGGTTCTCATACTTGCAGTTCTGACCTCCACACCCTATGGAGCATTGTGTGGCTCCAGGGATGACGTGACGTATCACCTCCCCCACCAACGTGTACTTCGACTGGGGTGTCCTGACTGGGGGTACGCATGGAGGGTTGGGGGGTTTGAAAGGAGACAGGAGTTGTAAAACAATGTCCTCTCATTTCAACCAGCTGACCTCAGCAGTTTACATTCAGAATTATATTTTATGTTGCAGTCTGGAAAGAACTGATACTTCAATGAACTACCATACATGTACGTTTTGACTAGTGGAGCCCAATCAATGTAATAAAGCGTACACTAGTGTGTCTTCTTACTGAAACAAACTGCAGTGACAATATCTGTGATTAGCACATTGTAAAGAAGTGGTGTCACGCTTAACTATGAGGTGTTCCCAATGTAAAGAAGTAGTGTCAAGCTTAACTATGAGATGTTCCTAATGTAAAGAAGTAGTGTCAAGCTTAACTATGAGTTGTTCCCAATATAAAGAAGTAGTGTTAAGCTTAACTGAGGTGTTCACATTGTAAAGAAGTAGTGTCAAGCTTAACTATGAAATGTTCAGCAGGGAGTGTGCCATCTACAGCAAGCTAATCTGTCGTCTGGCACACACCACAAGGCTTAACAGTATTACAATAAAAATAGCAACGCAACACCCTGTTCAAACTCTCTTCAAATAGGTTGATAAATTATATTAGTTAATGGTACTACATGATCCTTTATGTTAGAAATGTGAGTAATGATATAGTATAGGCATACCTGACTCCATGAGGGGGTAGGGGACTCCACTGCTTGTCTGAGGGTGGAGTGTTGTATGACTGAATACTCAAGCAAACCTCCACTGCCATGGCAGTGCCTTGGGACACACACTCACGTTAGTCTAAGACAAAACCTCATTTACATTTCATAGTAGTGAAATAGTGTGGTAGGTCCTTATATCGATCAGTTTACGACactacattgtaaaaaaaaaacatactggAAGCAGTTAcctgtaagttactgtaaaaacAAGTACAGTGTGTTACTGTAAATTCCAAAGAAAGCAGTtctttacagtaatgtactgttaaaCCAACGTTTATTTGGAatttacagtaaaatactgtactttttttACAGTAATTTACAGATAACTGGCTGCCAGTAACTTgctgtaaaaatgtttttttttacagtgtacaCACATAATCAGAGAGCAGTGTCAGCTGTCAAAGATGAAAATCCAAGATGACCTAGGTGACATCAACCATTATAATCCATAATGTAATAATCCATTTAGGAATTGGAACATGGCTAGATGGTGCCTACCTACATCATACAGCAACCTCCCAATAAAGTATCCTCAGCACGTTTACCTGAGCCAAAAAGATTGTTGAGTTAGTGATCGTCAGCATCTTCAGACATCAACATAAAACTACTCCACTTTCCCACGTTGGACCACTGACACAGCAATGTCCTCAAATGCTTTCTTTCTCCGTTTTGGTAGTCCTGCACCACCTCGGGTCTTCAGTTAATTCAGTGCAGATTATCTTTGTAAATTAGGGTGGGGCAACAACACCATCCACTTCATCCTTTATGTTCACCAGGAACGGGCGTTTTGCTTCAGCCATAGGAATATAGTACCCTGGCCTGGCCTCCACTGTGAGGTGTCAGAGAAAGGAGGACCATCAGAGGTGTAGGTTCATCTGTAGCATGGCTCTGAATGGTAACACACCTCACTCCTCATTCATTGGACATGTACTGAACCTAGCTCCATTCCTGACTCCTCCCTCCGGATTAACCCACTAATCTCATTGCTGTAGAAGTAGGTTCAAGAGGCAAAGGCCCCCGTGGCCACTTCACCTCACAGTAGAGCAAAAAATGACTGATCATCTCTGACCATCTGTTTGAACTCCCTTCAGTTGATACGCACAATGAGATAATATTTGTTTGACATTTCATTACTGGCTCCGGGATCAATCAGCCAGAGATATCATGTGATCAGAAATCAATACATCCAATTTTACCTCGGTCCGAATGGAAAAATCCCCCCAAACAATACAAAATATTATTTTAGGGGCCAGTCATCCCTTTCCCCGTTGAGAGGACAAAATTCCTCTCTGCCTTACGGTATCCAGAGGACTGACTACTGCAACGTGTGTTAGATACCAAACATGGGTGCAAAAGTGTTATTCTGAGAACTTTGATGTCACCTATATGGATATGTGAGGTTTAATATGCTGTATGTCTATGGCCATCTGTATCTGTATTCAGATATTCTGTTCAGAGTAAACCTCTATTGTACTCAGACTTCCCCCTCAGGCCATCACACTTAGGTGTGACCCCCTTCCTAGAGAATGTTAGCTGGTTTGATCTGATTGGCTATCATAGTTGTATTACTTCTGATTTGGTCTGTGGTTGGTCAACAACTGATTTCAAATACAAACAGGTCAAATGGTATAAAAGTAATGGTTGACCATTGTTCTGTCTCTTTTTGCTCTTGTCCACTATATGGAAAAGGTTGTATGTAAAATGCTCCGCACTACAATACCAAAATATGAACTGTAATCTCATGGAATCATTCAGGGTGCTAtgctgtactgtatatatatatatatatatat
Protein-coding regions in this window:
- the fbxw12 gene encoding F-box/WD repeat-containing protein 12, coding for MDYHPYLTNDCLIHVFSFFQEDDLIRASSVCKEWQEAAETPWLWREMCLQRWGFCNIAVLGSEHGKQAWKSYFLRRSHLELKMTKGRSGGDYTCKSLRGHTGRVVGCVYLSGNSPQLPDFWSSTPTVCSSSSDGTVRAWDVQQGVQLWCSPVQSPLTGMVADGGHGGVITSDSTGLLKAWDGQSGQEMSFYSSASPQCTLLPYSMEDSSFLSVGTSQGSVHTLTSPSLSKLSTLVVCDTFKVNLLLASPDKKWILAGTTENMDMSPKVLSSQSVTCPSEEEDPLCQCLPVSGCSAAAFLPSQPARLATVHCKDNSHSNMHHNKVLSVFDIIIKKTRFKTEIQVEQVEKFELVFEGRTSDILLEGKGSSTLVVAAHRELKVYTVKGELICSFKDHTEPICSICVDSFRVVTASRDLSLRVLTWKTDRDKGLTLESRYHLLGGSHSMSRGFSYVACDYSTIVASVEAVDGKDVLKAYYFNS
- the ptpdc1b gene encoding protein tyrosine phosphatase domain-containing protein 1, with amino-acid sequence MESVRTPQSKYTLVGEVIRHVIPGATQCSIGCGGQNCKYENPDRWSKDKQAIKGLYSSWVTENLLAMARPSTVLIEKYNIIDQFKRCGLKTVINLQRPGEHASCGPNALESESGFSYQPEVFMENNIYFYNFGWNDYGVASLTSILDMVKVMSFAMQEGKMAVHCHAGLGRTGVLLACYLVFATRMTADQAIVFVRSKRPNSIQTRGQLYCVREFAQFLVPVRSIFSCAEPRTNPITLSQFLTRQGHMLHGYERRELRHLPKIIQVICKLLLDIAENRQVIEEDMLDIPDMTAEEEIEFERYRDFGFTKGSFGGGGLGGQPRLPGPPTKPRHANEPPLFYHRKSLSYSESDLRRLGSELNLPTLPLSNSLSACNMSVACSPSLNSLPRTPATGSPMGPRQITTTYGSQDGSLWEQKSLAEGSPLLKKTQKACQRSESECNPEKKGYSSMLFRWKKEQRDKLAYNGDVSQIEESEVPFITIQTELSKEARQLLVAQALAVDLELDGEEEHRERLQAWQSELNMGGAWERLCTLEKDPFVLSGLMWTWLEQLKEPVISVEDVQNLDHNNSDPANSEAVFKPLDQAPREMLVCILDCMAHVLTIPEEVEAAFLERTIKAFTKMGKGSAVYPAMTEILRLVLHDMRFIAIEEDEVPNMAPIPTVLIP